One Syntrophaceae bacterium DNA window includes the following coding sequences:
- a CDS encoding DEAD/DEAH box helicase, which yields MHGSRTRSHRPRRRRSGKPRAERPAWHTFEAEPVLNDVLARIGKPDEAPFRPDAFQLEALEAIRRADCLVMAPTGSGKTWIAEQAIQDMLREGKRCWYASPLKALSNAKWVEFGDRFESMNVGILTGDTKENTDAPVIVGTTEILRNQLYDAMHEGRDLPFDLVILDEAHYLGDEERGVVWEEIMIYLPSRVNLLLLSATIENGRQIAAWLEGLRGKPCVVVEERRRPVPLYPLFLHPSGRLMPFLNKRRFYGRVEQFVRERGKQKRGGRGVPPYGEIIRVLRHFNLLPAIFFLQSRAECDAALKSCRAASTLPDEGFEEALREQIDRTPRLAQHKQLEQLRHCRVAAHHGGQLPPWKFLVETLMKRGYLDAIFATSTVAAGVNFPARTIVLFNSDTYNGHECVPLDATGFHQMTGRAGRRGQDNIGFLLIVPGRFMDLEHVRRLVFTRAEDIVSRLRNDFSMVLNLLLSQSLENVRHIFENSLAAFQQDEHRREGRKSAASRLWRAFQRHLDFLKAEGFVGADDRLTADGIWAAQLRLDHPVLIAECLRRGALPRDDAALLAAVIAPFVYDRGQEITVKRKELPRRLVAAYDRVIDTVFPMMERLDAAGFGLNPLPLWTAAVIYDWARGRDWDRIVERYGFADGDMAMLVSRTADNLRQIASLRDTHPDVAELAWKAREALMREPVVF from the coding sequence ATGCATGGAAGCCGCACCCGCAGCCACCGCCCGAGACGGCGCCGAAGCGGAAAACCGCGCGCGGAACGCCCGGCGTGGCACACGTTCGAGGCCGAGCCCGTCCTCAACGATGTGCTCGCCCGGATCGGAAAGCCCGACGAGGCCCCCTTCAGGCCGGACGCCTTTCAGCTCGAGGCCCTCGAGGCCATCCGCCGCGCGGACTGCCTCGTCATGGCCCCGACGGGATCCGGCAAGACCTGGATCGCCGAGCAGGCCATCCAGGACATGCTGCGCGAAGGGAAACGGTGCTGGTACGCCTCGCCCCTGAAGGCCCTGTCGAATGCCAAGTGGGTGGAGTTCGGCGACCGGTTCGAGAGCATGAACGTGGGCATCCTCACGGGAGACACGAAGGAGAACACCGACGCCCCCGTGATCGTGGGCACCACGGAGATCCTGCGCAACCAGCTCTACGACGCGATGCACGAGGGCCGCGATCTGCCCTTCGACCTCGTGATCCTCGACGAGGCCCACTACCTCGGCGACGAGGAGCGCGGCGTGGTCTGGGAGGAAATCATGATCTACCTGCCCTCGCGGGTCAATCTCCTGCTGCTCTCCGCCACGATCGAGAACGGCCGGCAGATCGCCGCCTGGCTCGAGGGCCTGCGCGGCAAACCCTGCGTCGTCGTCGAGGAGAGGCGCCGGCCCGTGCCCCTGTACCCGCTGTTCTTGCACCCGTCGGGGCGTCTCATGCCCTTTCTCAACAAGCGCCGGTTTTACGGCCGCGTCGAGCAGTTCGTCCGGGAACGGGGAAAACAGAAGCGCGGCGGCCGCGGGGTCCCGCCCTACGGCGAGATCATCCGGGTGCTGCGGCACTTCAACCTCCTGCCGGCCATCTTCTTCCTGCAGTCCCGCGCCGAGTGTGACGCCGCCCTGAAGAGCTGCCGCGCCGCCTCGACCCTGCCGGACGAAGGCTTCGAGGAAGCCCTCCGGGAGCAGATCGACCGCACCCCGCGCCTCGCCCAGCACAAGCAGCTCGAGCAGCTGCGGCACTGCCGTGTCGCCGCGCATCACGGCGGCCAGCTGCCGCCGTGGAAATTCCTCGTGGAGACCCTGATGAAGCGGGGGTACCTCGATGCGATCTTCGCCACCTCCACCGTGGCGGCGGGCGTGAACTTCCCGGCCCGGACCATCGTCCTGTTCAACTCGGACACCTACAACGGGCACGAATGCGTGCCGCTCGACGCCACGGGCTTTCACCAGATGACGGGAAGGGCCGGGCGCCGGGGCCAGGACAACATCGGCTTCCTGCTGATCGTCCCCGGGCGGTTCATGGACCTCGAGCACGTGCGCCGTCTCGTCTTCACGCGCGCCGAGGACATCGTGAGCCGGCTCCGGAACGACTTCTCCATGGTGCTCAACCTGCTGCTGTCCCAGAGCCTGGAGAACGTGCGGCACATTTTCGAGAACTCGCTGGCGGCCTTCCAACAGGACGAGCACCGCAGGGAAGGCCGAAAGAGCGCCGCCTCCCGGCTCTGGCGCGCGTTCCAGCGGCACCTCGACTTCCTGAAGGCCGAGGGCTTCGTGGGCGCCGACGACCGCCTCACGGCCGACGGCATCTGGGCTGCGCAGCTGCGGCTCGACCACCCCGTGCTGATCGCCGAGTGCCTGCGGCGGGGCGCACTGCCCCGCGACGACGCGGCGCTGCTGGCCGCCGTGATCGCGCCCTTCGTCTACGACCGGGGGCAGGAGATCACCGTCAAGCGCAAGGAGCTCCCCCGGAGGCTCGTGGCCGCCTACGACCGCGTGATCGACACGGTCTTCCCGATGATGGAGAGGCTCGATGCCGCGGGGTTCGGGCTCAACCCCCTTCCCCTCTGGACGGCGGCCGTGATCTACGACTGGGCCCGTGGCCGCGACTGGGACCGGATTGTCGAGCGCTACGGCTTCGCCGACGGGGACATGGCCATGCTCGTCTCCCGGACGGCCGACAACCTGCGGCAGATCGCCTCCCTAAGGGACACCCACCCCGACGTGGCGGAGCTGGCTTGGAAGGCACGGGAGGCGCTGATGCGGGAACCGGTCGTCTTCTAG
- a CDS encoding IclR family transcriptional regulator, with amino-acid sequence MAQPKRVNSLIRGLEILETFTPGDPRLTLQELAARTGLPKTTVHRFLKTLLAMNYVTLDPRTRVYSLAPRVMALGFSVLSGMDLRQIAYPFMEALSRQTDQNVNLAVLDRTEMLYIERITVRRIINTNLYVGSRVNCYLTAMGRALIAFLSRERYDRLLQELLKDREAVRHIGRHGEKLHAILEDVRLKGYASNDGEWVPGLRAIGVPIFNGRGEVEASLNMSFISQMVGFDEMIEKYVEPLMTTAGKISAALGFDGHLRRPA; translated from the coding sequence ATGGCGCAACCCAAGCGAGTGAACTCCCTGATTCGCGGGCTCGAGATCCTGGAGACGTTCACGCCGGGCGATCCCCGCCTTACCCTCCAGGAGCTGGCTGCGAGGACCGGCCTGCCCAAGACAACGGTGCACCGGTTTCTCAAGACCCTGCTGGCGATGAATTACGTGACGCTCGATCCCCGCACCCGGGTCTATTCCCTGGCCCCGAGGGTCATGGCGCTCGGCTTTTCCGTCCTGTCCGGGATGGACCTGCGCCAGATCGCCTACCCCTTCATGGAGGCCCTTTCCCGCCAGACGGACCAGAATGTCAACCTCGCCGTCCTGGACCGAACGGAGATGCTCTACATCGAGCGGATCACCGTCCGGCGGATTATCAACACCAACCTGTACGTGGGGAGCCGCGTGAACTGCTACCTGACGGCCATGGGGAGGGCGCTGATCGCGTTTCTCTCCCGCGAGCGCTACGACCGGCTCCTGCAGGAACTGCTCAAGGACAGGGAGGCGGTCCGGCACATCGGCCGGCACGGCGAAAAACTCCATGCCATTCTCGAGGATGTCCGGCTCAAGGGGTACGCGTCCAACGACGGGGAGTGGGTCCCCGGGCTTCGGGCCATCGGGGTGCCCATCTTCAACGGCCGGGGCGAGGTGGAGGCCTCCCTGAATATGTCCTTCATCAGCCAGATGGTCGGGTTCGACGAGATGATCGAGAAATACGTCGAGCCTCTGATGACGACGGCCGGCAAGATATCGGCCGCGCTCGGCTTCGACGGGCACCTGCGCCGCCCGGCTTGA
- a CDS encoding alpha-D-glucose phosphate-specific phosphoglucomutase, whose product MALHELAGKPAPRSLLANIPRLVTAYYTEHPDPRSAGERVVFGTSGHRGSSLNRSFNEDHILATTQAICDYRAQQGAGPLFVGMDTHALSEPCFATALEVFAANGVDVMVQAGRGYTPTPVISHAILTYNRGRTSGLADGIVITPSHNPPEDGGFKYNPPEGGPADVETTRWIENRANDYLAAALRGVKRTAFARALRAATTHEHDYIAPYVNDLPNVIDMGLIRSAGIRVAVDPMGGSSLPFWDPVAERHGIRLDVVNRDVDPTFGFMTVDRDGKIRMDCSSPYAMARLIALKDRYDIAFGNDPDGDRHGIVTRSAGLMNPNHYLAVAIDYLFRNRPGWRPEAVVGKTLVSSSLIDRVAADLGRKLCEVPVGFKWFVEGLLRGSCAFGGEESAGASFLRMDGTVWTTDKDGLVMGLLAAEITARTGRDPGEHYAAIAERLGSPLYERMDVAATPEQKALLEKLSPAQIGTPELAGEPIVARFTEAPGNGMPIGGLKVVTRSGWFAARPSGTENIYKIYTESFRDRAHLARIQEEAKAMIAEVFRKAGV is encoded by the coding sequence ATGGCCCTTCACGAACTGGCCGGAAAGCCGGCCCCCAGATCCCTGCTTGCCAACATCCCCCGGCTGGTGACGGCCTACTACACGGAGCACCCGGACCCGCGGAGCGCCGGCGAGCGGGTCGTCTTCGGCACCTCGGGGCACCGCGGCTCCTCCCTGAACCGGAGTTTCAACGAAGACCACATCCTGGCCACAACCCAGGCCATCTGCGACTACCGCGCCCAGCAGGGCGCCGGGCCCCTCTTCGTGGGCATGGACACGCACGCCCTGTCGGAGCCTTGCTTCGCGACGGCCCTCGAGGTCTTCGCCGCAAACGGCGTCGACGTGATGGTGCAGGCCGGCCGCGGGTACACGCCCACGCCGGTCATCTCGCACGCGATCCTGACGTACAACCGGGGCAGGACGTCGGGGCTCGCCGACGGGATCGTCATCACGCCCTCCCACAACCCGCCCGAGGACGGCGGCTTCAAATACAACCCCCCCGAGGGCGGGCCCGCCGACGTCGAGACGACGCGCTGGATCGAAAACCGGGCGAACGACTATCTCGCGGCCGCGCTGCGGGGTGTGAAGCGAACGGCATTCGCAAGGGCCCTCAGGGCCGCAACGACGCACGAGCACGACTACATCGCCCCCTACGTGAACGACCTGCCCAACGTCATCGACATGGGTCTCATCCGCTCCGCGGGGATCCGGGTGGCCGTCGACCCCATGGGCGGTTCCTCCCTGCCCTTCTGGGACCCCGTTGCCGAACGTCACGGCATCCGGCTGGACGTGGTCAACCGCGACGTGGACCCGACGTTCGGCTTCATGACCGTCGACAGGGACGGGAAGATCCGCATGGATTGCTCTTCCCCGTATGCGATGGCGCGCCTCATCGCGCTCAAGGACCGCTACGACATCGCCTTCGGCAACGACCCCGACGGCGACCGTCACGGCATCGTGACGCGCAGCGCGGGGCTCATGAACCCCAACCATTACCTCGCCGTGGCCATCGATTACCTGTTCCGGAACCGGCCCGGCTGGCGGCCCGAAGCCGTCGTCGGCAAAACGCTCGTCTCGAGCAGCCTCATCGACCGGGTGGCCGCCGACCTGGGACGGAAGCTCTGCGAGGTCCCCGTGGGGTTCAAGTGGTTTGTCGAGGGTCTGCTCCGCGGCTCCTGCGCGTTCGGCGGCGAGGAGAGTGCCGGGGCTTCCTTCCTGCGGATGGACGGCACCGTCTGGACGACGGACAAGGACGGGCTCGTCATGGGCCTCCTGGCGGCCGAGATCACGGCAAGGACGGGCCGCGACCCGGGGGAGCACTACGCGGCGATTGCGGAGCGACTCGGAAGCCCTCTCTACGAGCGGATGGATGTGGCGGCCACGCCCGAACAGAAGGCGCTGCTGGAGAAGCTCTCTCCCGCACAGATCGGCACGCCGGAGCTGGCCGGGGAGCCCATCGTGGCGAGATTCACCGAGGCGCCCGGAAACGGCATGCCCATCGGAGGCCTGAAGGTCGTCACCCGCAGCGGGTGGTTCGCGGCGCGGCCCTCGGGGACGGAGAACATCTACAAGATCTACACGGAGAGCTTCCGGGACCGGGCGCACCTCGCCCGGATTCAGGAGGAGGCGAAGGCGATGATTGCCGAGGTATTCCGGAAAGCCGGCGTGTAG
- the pal gene encoding peptidoglycan-associated lipoprotein Pal, giving the protein MVKHLIKLLVVVLSLALLGGCATVIQPIPAQDLNPKIKSGALVQKTDNFQVIMDTSASMEEPYEWKHFAYTSPMKTNKIEYQQHLVRLFNDTIPNLKLTAGLRDFAGQRWLTRPFDTKLWFGMAPYVREEFGKAIFAVNTAGVESPLHLALDAATLDLKPLAGKSAVIIFSDGLEMPKAPASAQAMKAALQDRVCIYAVLIGKDPTGEGKELLDKVVKAGQCGFMVTGAQVESAAGMADFVEKIFLGPAPAAAAPAAPAAALPPGVVAQLDNIYFDFDKYNVKPEFKAVVKKNADYLKANQAVNVRIEGNCDERGTNEYNMALGQRRADAAAKALKAEGIDAKRIKTISNGEEKPVCTESNEACWAKNRNAMFFVMQP; this is encoded by the coding sequence ATGGTCAAACACTTGATCAAGTTGCTCGTTGTCGTACTGAGTCTGGCCCTGCTGGGCGGCTGCGCCACGGTGATCCAGCCCATCCCGGCCCAGGACCTCAACCCGAAAATCAAATCCGGCGCGCTGGTCCAGAAGACCGACAACTTCCAGGTCATCATGGACACCTCGGCGTCCATGGAAGAACCGTACGAGTGGAAGCATTTCGCCTACACCAGCCCAATGAAGACCAACAAGATCGAGTACCAGCAGCATCTCGTGCGGCTCTTCAACGACACGATTCCCAACCTGAAGCTCACCGCCGGCCTGCGCGATTTCGCGGGACAGCGCTGGCTGACCCGTCCCTTTGACACGAAGCTCTGGTTCGGGATGGCCCCCTATGTGAGGGAGGAGTTCGGCAAGGCCATCTTCGCTGTCAACACGGCGGGCGTGGAGAGCCCCCTGCATCTGGCCCTCGATGCCGCCACGCTGGACCTGAAGCCCCTGGCGGGCAAGTCGGCCGTCATCATCTTCAGCGACGGGCTCGAGATGCCGAAGGCCCCGGCCTCGGCGCAGGCCATGAAGGCGGCCCTGCAGGACCGGGTCTGCATCTACGCCGTCCTGATCGGCAAGGACCCCACGGGCGAGGGCAAGGAACTGCTGGACAAGGTCGTGAAGGCCGGTCAGTGCGGTTTCATGGTAACGGGTGCCCAGGTTGAATCGGCGGCCGGCATGGCCGACTTTGTCGAGAAGATCTTCCTCGGGCCCGCTCCTGCGGCCGCGGCCCCGGCCGCCCCCGCGGCTGCCCTGCCGCCGGGCGTCGTTGCGCAGCTCGACAACATCTACTTCGACTTCGACAAATACAACGTAAAGCCCGAGTTCAAGGCGGTCGTGAAGAAGAATGCCGATTATCTCAAGGCGAACCAGGCCGTCAACGTCCGGATCGAGGGCAACTGTGACGAGCGCGGCACCAACGAGTACAACATGGCCCTGGGGCAGAGAAGGGCCGACGCGGCCGCCAAGGCGCTGAAGGCCGAGGGTATTGATGCCAAGAGGATCAAGACCATCAGCAACGGCGAGGAGAAACCCGTGTGCACCGAGTCCAACGAGGCCTGCTGGGCCAAGAACCGCAATGCCATGTTCTTCGTAATGCAGCCGTAA
- a CDS encoding flavodoxin family protein encodes MKVIAFNGSARKDGNTAILLNAVLDEIRKEGIGTELYQLAGKKIQGCIACYKCMKNKDKRCAVTKDIVNECIEKMIEADGILLGSPTYFADVSAATRALIERAGYVARANDYMFKRKVGAGVVAVRRGGAIHAFNSLNLFFFYQQIINPGSSYWAFGVGRDPGEVLNDAEGMQTMKTLGQNLAWLLKKVRA; translated from the coding sequence ATGAAGGTGATCGCATTCAACGGCAGCGCACGGAAGGACGGCAACACGGCCATCCTGCTCAACGCGGTCCTCGACGAAATCCGGAAGGAGGGCATCGGGACGGAGCTGTACCAGCTGGCGGGCAAAAAGATCCAGGGCTGCATCGCCTGCTACAAGTGCATGAAGAACAAGGACAAGCGCTGCGCCGTGACGAAGGACATCGTGAACGAGTGCATCGAAAAGATGATCGAGGCCGACGGGATCCTCCTGGGTTCCCCAACCTACTTTGCCGATGTCTCGGCGGCGACGCGGGCCCTCATCGAGCGCGCCGGCTACGTCGCCCGTGCCAACGACTACATGTTCAAGCGGAAGGTGGGGGCGGGCGTCGTCGCCGTGCGGCGCGGCGGGGCCATCCATGCCTTCAACTCGCTCAACCTCTTCTTTTTCTACCAGCAGATCATCAACCCCGGATCCAGTTACTGGGCTTTCGGCGTGGGGCGCGATCCCGGCGAGGTCCTGAATGACGCCGAGGGCATGCAGACCATGAAGACCCTGGGGCAGAACCTGGCCTGGCTGCTCAAGAAGGTCCGCGCCTGA
- a CDS encoding FAD-dependent oxidoreductase, translating to MAPPAGMHIAVVGAGVSGIVSAYLLQRRHRVSLFEKNGYIGGHTNTAVITEGADAGLPVDTGFIVHNERTYPLFRTFLKQLGVAAAPTDMSFSCQDNATGFCYSSLGFNGFFARRENLFRPSFWAFLWGIQHFCARTQKLFEQGKLGGLTLGEFVRREGFRRDVIDQFVIPMASAIWSASEAKTMEFPMESFARFYSNHGLLSVWDHPTWYYIPGGSRTYVKAFLEGFTGRVLANCPVTAVRRTDRGVALKLADGAEETFDAVVIAAHADEAFRMLADPSPEEARLLGAWRYSENRTVLHRDTSWLPSTRRAWASWNYRHEPSVPKTHPATVTYYMNHLQRLDARAHYCVTLNPWKPVAASEVVAEMVYHHPMYTFESMATQPELPSLNGRRNTYFCGAYFGYGFHEDGTRSAVETARHFGIEL from the coding sequence ATGGCCCCTCCAGCCGGGATGCACATCGCCGTCGTCGGCGCCGGTGTATCCGGGATCGTTTCGGCCTACCTCCTGCAGCGCCGCCACCGGGTGAGCCTGTTCGAGAAAAACGGCTACATCGGCGGCCACACGAACACGGCCGTCATCACGGAGGGGGCTGATGCCGGCCTGCCCGTGGACACGGGCTTCATCGTCCACAACGAGCGGACCTACCCGCTTTTCCGGACCTTCCTGAAGCAGCTCGGCGTCGCGGCGGCGCCGACGGACATGTCCTTCAGTTGCCAGGACAACGCGACCGGGTTCTGCTACAGCAGCCTCGGCTTCAACGGCTTCTTCGCCCGGCGCGAAAACCTCTTCAGGCCCTCCTTCTGGGCTTTCCTCTGGGGCATTCAGCATTTCTGCGCGCGCACGCAGAAACTCTTCGAGCAGGGAAAACTGGGCGGCCTCACCCTCGGAGAGTTCGTGCGCCGCGAGGGGTTCCGGCGGGACGTGATCGACCAGTTCGTCATCCCCATGGCCTCGGCCATCTGGTCGGCCTCGGAGGCCAAGACGATGGAGTTCCCCATGGAGTCCTTCGCCCGGTTCTACTCGAACCACGGCCTCCTGTCGGTGTGGGACCACCCGACGTGGTACTACATCCCCGGCGGCAGCCGGACCTACGTCAAGGCCTTCCTCGAGGGCTTCACGGGGAGGGTGCTTGCGAACTGCCCCGTCACGGCGGTCCGGAGGACCGACCGGGGGGTCGCCCTGAAGCTCGCCGACGGCGCCGAGGAGACCTTCGACGCCGTCGTCATCGCGGCGCACGCCGACGAGGCCTTCCGCATGCTTGCCGACCCGTCGCCGGAGGAGGCGCGCCTGCTGGGCGCCTGGAGGTACTCGGAGAACCGGACCGTGCTGCACCGGGACACGTCGTGGCTCCCCTCCACCCGCAGGGCATGGGCCTCGTGGAACTACCGCCACGAGCCGTCCGTCCCGAAGACCCACCCGGCCACGGTCACCTACTACATGAACCACCTGCAGCGCCTCGACGCGCGGGCGCATTACTGCGTCACCCTCAACCCCTGGAAGCCCGTGGCGGCCTCCGAGGTCGTCGCCGAGATGGTCTACCACCACCCGATGTACACCTTCGAATCCATGGCGACGCAGCCCGAGCTGCCCTCGCTCAACGGCCGGCGCAACACCTACTTCTGCGGCGCCTACTTCGGATACGGGTTCCACGAGGACGGGACGCGCTCCGCCGTGGAGACGGCCCGGCACTTCGGCATCGAGCTATGA
- a CDS encoding DUF1365 family protein — translation MSAYLYDGFIEHCRHKPREHRFRYPLYVYGFDLEDLPELDRRLPFFGYNRFRPAAVHDKDYLDAGPGSIREKLDRFLAREAFAEPVARVFLVTSPRYFNYVFNPVSFYWLFADDGRLIGNVAEVNNTFGEKHLYILRSPGRAGSGQTATYRADKAFHVSPFNRIEGTYEFFFADIARELDVRIGIRKDNEVVFEAQLRGTPEPLTAASQLRMFLRHPIVPHLSMPRILYEAAKLSFGKKLAYHDKPVPLSPMTIRINPPTLVQRRCMKTAFDTFGRAERGALRMTLPDGTVKIFGDPASPGQAEMTVRDWRFFSRAVIGGDIGLGESYMDDEWDSPDLAGTLAWFVRNRDAFFGRYQRLEPVFDRLNRILYPISENTLPGSRKNIITHYDLGNEFFKVFLDSSMTYSCARWLSEDDTLEQAQRNKLQAMIRKAAIGPGDHVLEIGCGWGSFAVEAARTTGCRLTGITISDAQYEYARERIRREGLEDRVEIVLRDYREIRGPFDRIVSIEMLEAVGHRYFETFFECCDRLLKPGGVMALQFISIPDRRYDRYRKGHDWIRKHIFPGGELPSLAVVMKALADRTCLNVQAVENIGKDYARTLREWRRRFLAGIDRVAALGFDRSFQRKWVYYLAGCEACFETGYLGDLQMVMKKSEIGY, via the coding sequence ATGAGCGCATACCTCTACGACGGGTTCATCGAGCACTGCCGCCACAAGCCCCGGGAACACCGGTTCCGCTACCCCCTGTACGTCTACGGCTTCGACCTGGAGGACCTGCCGGAGCTGGACCGCCGGCTCCCCTTCTTCGGGTACAACCGATTCCGGCCCGCAGCGGTGCACGACAAGGACTACCTGGACGCCGGGCCGGGCTCGATCCGCGAAAAGCTCGACCGCTTCCTCGCGAGGGAGGCCTTCGCCGAACCCGTGGCCCGCGTCTTTCTCGTCACGTCGCCCCGCTACTTCAACTACGTCTTCAACCCCGTGAGTTTCTACTGGCTCTTCGCCGACGACGGGAGGCTCATCGGCAACGTGGCGGAGGTGAACAACACCTTCGGGGAGAAGCACCTCTACATCCTGCGATCGCCGGGCCGTGCGGGCAGCGGGCAGACGGCCACCTACCGGGCCGACAAGGCCTTCCACGTCTCGCCCTTCAACCGCATCGAGGGGACCTACGAATTCTTCTTCGCGGACATCGCGAGGGAACTCGACGTGCGGATTGGCATCCGGAAGGACAACGAGGTCGTCTTCGAGGCACAGTTGCGGGGGACGCCCGAGCCGCTCACCGCGGCAAGCCAGCTGAGGATGTTCCTGCGCCACCCGATCGTGCCGCACCTGTCCATGCCCCGCATCCTCTACGAGGCGGCGAAGCTCTCCTTCGGCAAGAAGCTCGCCTACCACGACAAGCCCGTGCCGCTCAGCCCCATGACGATCCGCATCAACCCGCCCACGCTCGTGCAGCGCCGGTGCATGAAGACCGCGTTCGACACCTTCGGCCGCGCCGAGAGGGGGGCCCTGCGCATGACCCTGCCCGACGGGACGGTGAAGATCTTCGGCGACCCCGCCTCGCCCGGCCAGGCGGAGATGACCGTGCGGGACTGGCGGTTCTTCTCGCGCGCCGTCATCGGGGGCGACATCGGCCTCGGCGAGTCCTACATGGACGACGAGTGGGACTCGCCCGACCTGGCGGGGACGCTGGCCTGGTTCGTCCGGAACCGCGACGCCTTCTTCGGCCGCTACCAGCGCCTCGAGCCCGTCTTCGACCGCCTCAACCGGATCCTCTACCCGATCTCGGAGAACACGCTCCCGGGCAGCAGGAAAAACATCATCACCCACTACGACCTGGGCAACGAGTTCTTCAAGGTCTTCCTCGATTCCTCGATGACCTACTCCTGCGCGCGCTGGCTGAGCGAGGACGACACGCTCGAGCAGGCCCAGAGAAACAAGCTGCAGGCCATGATCCGCAAGGCGGCGATCGGCCCCGGCGACCACGTCCTCGAGATCGGCTGCGGCTGGGGCAGCTTTGCCGTCGAGGCGGCCAGGACGACGGGCTGCCGGCTGACGGGCATCACCATCTCCGACGCCCAGTACGAGTATGCCCGCGAGCGGATCCGCCGCGAGGGCCTCGAGGACCGCGTGGAGATCGTCCTGCGCGACTACCGGGAGATCAGGGGGCCCTTCGACCGCATCGTCTCCATCGAGATGCTCGAGGCCGTGGGCCACCGGTACTTCGAGACGTTCTTCGAATGCTGCGACCGTCTCCTCAAGCCCGGCGGCGTGATGGCCCTGCAGTTCATCTCCATCCCGGACCGCCGCTACGACCGGTACCGGAAGGGCCACGACTGGATCCGCAAGCACATCTTCCCCGGGGGCGAGCTTCCCTCGCTGGCCGTCGTGATGAAGGCCCTGGCCGACAGGACGTGCCTCAACGTGCAGGCCGTGGAGAACATCGGCAAGGATTACGCGCGGACGCTGCGCGAGTGGCGCAGGCGCTTCCTGGCGGGGATCGACCGTGTGGCCGCCCTGGGCTTCGACCGGAGCTTCCAGCGCAAGTGGGTCTACTACCTCGCGGGGTGCGAGGCCTGCTTCGAAACGGGCTACCTCGGCGATCTGCAGATGGTGATGAAAAAGTCGGAAATCGGTTACTGA
- a CDS encoding nuclear transport factor 2 family protein, giving the protein MKHSLRIGVMMTALTVALWGCTGGKPMTLENYYKELAATDPARTALVKPGSAEEKAAIEAFKAYYKVFAEDVIRRDTKNLYAKDAFFKDGYKEVKGVEAIENYFIATTKAIDSCTFDIADLSVHDGNYYFRWVMKLTLKRDKDNPMEQIGMSHVRFGPDGKVVFHADYWDTSIVFERFPVIGAIIRWAKEQF; this is encoded by the coding sequence ATGAAGCACTCCCTGCGCATCGGCGTGATGATGACAGCGCTCACCGTGGCCCTCTGGGGCTGTACGGGCGGAAAGCCTATGACGCTCGAAAATTATTACAAGGAGCTGGCCGCCACGGACCCGGCCAGGACGGCCCTGGTCAAGCCGGGATCGGCCGAGGAAAAGGCCGCCATCGAGGCCTTCAAGGCATACTACAAGGTGTTCGCCGAGGACGTCATCCGGCGCGATACGAAGAACCTCTACGCGAAGGATGCCTTCTTCAAGGACGGCTACAAGGAGGTCAAGGGCGTCGAGGCGATCGAGAACTACTTCATCGCCACCACGAAGGCCATCGATTCCTGCACCTTCGACATCGCCGACTTGAGCGTGCACGACGGCAACTACTATTTCCGCTGGGTCATGAAGCTGACGCTCAAGCGCGACAAGGACAACCCGATGGAGCAGATCGGCATGTCCCACGTCCGCTTCGGGCCCGACGGGAAAGTCGTCTTCCACGCCGATTACTGGGACACGAGCATCGTCTTCGAGCGCTTCCCGGTCATCGGCGCGATTATCCGATGGGCGAAGGAACAGTTCTAA